The following proteins are co-located in the Pseudomonas antarctica genome:
- a CDS encoding aminotransferase, which produces MLLATLIHRANLPCPQVGPDQAAQLLEHHYGLTGTLHALGSQQDLNYRVDSDRGRFVLKICRGDYAAVELQAQHAALNELQANAYVQVPNVIKALTGDELLTLAIAGQTLHVRLLDYIDGQPLTHLPHLGREVIAGFGALCGRMSLALAPFTHPGLDRTLQWDPRHARGLIAHLLATLENLPHRMTLEQVAVEVEHRMLPLVDHLPWQAVHMDITDDNVVWQRDAQRQWQVQGVIDFGDLVHTWRIADLSVTCAALLHHAEGDPFAILPAIQAYHAVTPLQREELQALWPLIVARAAVLVLSSEQQQRLDPGNTYLLKNAEHEWEIFHVATSVPFELMEAAILRCVGEALTPLASQDFAPLLPGLVGREFALIDLGVLSPHFEAGNWELPGVDRRLLDEAAAVHGLAASRYGQYRLSRTRADSAVEPDTFPLHVELHLPHGCVLEAPFGGTLRQGDDGVLCLHSAPLSLRLGGVETALKPGSAVVKGQILGEVHAPLTVQLCRADLEPPLFCTPSRALAWQAICPSPATLLGLACDAEPELDAEALLARRDASFARSQKHYYVDPPRIERGWRNHLIDMQGRSYLDMLNNVAVLGHGHPRMAAEAARQWSLLNTNSRFHYAAIAEFSERLLALAPEGMDRVFLVNSGTEANDLAIRLAWAYSGGRDMLSVLEAYHGWSVAADAVSTSIADNPQALSSRPDWVHPVTAPNTYRGEFRGQDSAPDYVRSVEHNLAKIAASKRQLAGFICEPVYGNAGGISLPPGYLQQVYALVRAQGGVCIADEVQVGYGRMGHFFWGFEEQGVVPDIITMAKGMGNGQPLGAVITRRDIAEALEAEGYFFSSSGGSPVSCRIGMAVLDVMEEEKLWENAQVVGGHFKARLQALIDRHPLVGAVHGSGFYLGLELVRDRHTLEPATEETALLCERLRVLGIFMQPTGDYLNILKIKPPMVTSKRSVDFFVDMLSKALDEQL; this is translated from the coding sequence ATGTTGCTCGCCACGTTGATCCATCGCGCCAATTTGCCCTGCCCGCAAGTGGGTCCTGATCAAGCAGCACAGTTGCTCGAGCACCATTACGGCCTGACCGGCACGTTGCACGCACTGGGCAGCCAGCAAGACCTCAACTACAGGGTCGACAGTGATCGCGGCCGATTTGTGCTCAAGATCTGCCGGGGCGATTACGCTGCGGTTGAGTTGCAGGCACAGCACGCGGCGCTCAATGAGCTGCAGGCCAATGCGTACGTGCAGGTGCCCAACGTTATCAAGGCGCTCACCGGTGATGAGTTGCTCACCCTGGCGATAGCGGGGCAAACCCTGCACGTGCGGCTGTTGGATTACATCGACGGCCAACCCTTGACCCATCTGCCTCATCTGGGGCGCGAGGTGATCGCAGGCTTCGGCGCCCTGTGCGGGCGGATGAGCCTGGCGCTGGCCCCGTTCACACATCCGGGCCTTGATCGCACCCTGCAATGGGACCCACGCCACGCACGGGGGCTGATCGCCCACCTGCTGGCCACACTGGAAAACCTGCCCCACCGCATGACGTTGGAACAGGTGGCCGTGGAGGTAGAACACCGCATGCTGCCCTTGGTGGATCATTTGCCATGGCAAGCGGTGCACATGGACATCACCGATGACAATGTCGTCTGGCAGCGCGATGCCCAGCGGCAGTGGCAGGTCCAGGGGGTCATTGATTTCGGCGATCTGGTGCACACCTGGCGCATAGCCGACCTGTCCGTGACCTGCGCGGCCCTGCTGCACCATGCCGAAGGCGATCCTTTTGCCATCCTGCCGGCGATCCAGGCTTATCACGCGGTGACGCCGTTGCAGCGTGAGGAATTGCAGGCGTTGTGGCCGTTGATTGTCGCCCGCGCGGCGGTGCTGGTGCTCAGCAGCGAACAACAGCAGCGTCTGGACCCGGGCAACACGTACTTATTGAAAAACGCCGAACACGAGTGGGAAATCTTCCATGTGGCGACGTCGGTGCCGTTTGAGTTGATGGAAGCCGCCATTCTGCGTTGCGTCGGTGAGGCGTTGACGCCGTTGGCCAGTCAGGACTTCGCACCGTTATTGCCGGGCCTCGTGGGGCGTGAGTTCGCGCTGATCGACCTGGGCGTGCTCAGCCCGCATTTCGAGGCCGGCAATTGGGAATTGCCCGGCGTCGACCGACGGCTGTTGGATGAAGCGGCGGCGGTGCACGGGTTGGCCGCCAGTCGGTACGGGCAATATCGGCTGTCACGTACCCGTGCCGACAGTGCCGTCGAACCGGACACTTTCCCCCTTCACGTAGAGCTGCACCTTCCCCATGGTTGCGTGTTGGAAGCGCCCTTTGGTGGGACGTTGCGCCAGGGCGATGACGGTGTGCTGTGTTTGCATAGCGCTCCGTTGAGCTTGCGCTTAGGGGGTGTGGAGACGGCCTTGAAACCGGGTTCGGCAGTGGTAAAAGGGCAAATCCTCGGCGAGGTCCACGCGCCGCTCACCGTGCAGTTATGCCGCGCCGACCTTGAGCCGCCGTTGTTCTGCACGCCGTCCCGAGCCCTGGCTTGGCAGGCAATCTGCCCGTCGCCGGCCACGCTGCTGGGGCTGGCCTGTGATGCTGAACCCGAGTTGGACGCCGAGGCCTTGCTGGCTCGACGTGACGCCAGTTTCGCCCGCTCGCAGAAGCACTATTACGTTGACCCGCCGCGCATCGAACGTGGCTGGCGCAACCATCTGATCGACATGCAGGGCCGCTCTTACCTGGACATGCTCAACAACGTCGCGGTGTTGGGCCATGGCCACCCGCGCATGGCGGCGGAGGCGGCGCGGCAATGGTCATTGCTCAACACCAACTCGCGTTTCCACTATGCGGCGATTGCCGAGTTTTCCGAACGGTTGCTGGCGTTGGCGCCGGAGGGCATGGACCGGGTGTTTCTGGTCAACAGCGGCACCGAGGCCAATGACCTGGCGATACGCCTGGCCTGGGCCTACAGCGGCGGGCGCGACATGCTCAGCGTGCTGGAGGCCTACCACGGTTGGTCGGTGGCGGCGGACGCGGTGTCCACGTCGATTGCCGATAACCCTCAGGCACTCAGTAGCCGTCCTGACTGGGTGCACCCGGTGACCGCGCCCAATACCTATCGAGGCGAGTTCCGTGGGCAGGACAGTGCGCCGGATTACGTAAGAAGTGTGGAACACAACTTGGCGAAAATCGCCGCGAGCAAACGCCAATTGGCAGGCTTTATCTGCGAGCCGGTGTATGGCAACGCCGGTGGCATCTCGTTGCCGCCGGGCTATCTGCAGCAGGTGTACGCGTTGGTGCGTGCCCAAGGCGGCGTGTGCATCGCCGATGAAGTGCAGGTGGGCTACGGCCGCATGGGGCATTTCTTCTGGGGCTTTGAAGAGCAAGGCGTGGTGCCGGATATCATCACCATGGCCAAGGGCATGGGGAACGGCCAGCCGCTGGGCGCGGTGATTACCCGGCGGGACATCGCCGAGGCGCTGGAGGCAGAAGGGTATTTCTTCTCATCGTCGGGCGGCAGCCCGGTCAGTTGCCGGATCGGCATGGCCGTGTTGGACGTGATGGAGGAGGAAAAACTGTGGGAAAACGCCCAAGTGGTAGGCGGGCATTTCAAGGCGCGCCTGCAAGCCTTGATTGATCGTCATCCTTTGGTGGGGGCCGTTCACGGCTCCGGCTTTTACCTGGGCCTGGAGTTGGTGCGTGATCGGCACACCCTGGAACCCGCCACAGAAGAAACCGCGTTGTTGTGTGAGCGTCTGCGCGTGTTGGGTATTTTCATGCAGCCGACGGGCGATTATCTCAACATTCTGAAGATCAAGCCGCCGATGGTGACTTCTAAACGCAGCGTGGACTTCTTTGTCGACATGCTGTCGAAGGCGCTGGACGAGCAATTGTAA
- the aguA gene encoding agmatine deiminase, with the protein MTTLHSTPRADGFYMPAEWAPQTQAWMIWPQRPDNWRLGGKPAQAAHVAVAKAIARFEPVTVAVSADQYENARARLDVPNIRVVEMSNDDAWVRDTGPTFVINHSGEVRGVNWDFNAWGGFDGGLYAPWNRDAQVGGKILEIERAPRYRTEGFVLEGGSIHVDGEGTLITTEECLLNRNRNPHLDRAAIEAVLSDNLAVDKIIWLPDGLFNDETDGHVDNFCCYVRPGEVLLAWTDDPQDPNYARCHAAMDVLQSSTDAQGRAFTVHKMPIPGPLYATEEECAGVDPVDGSQERNPTVRLAGSYVNFLIVNGGIIAPSFDDPLDSQAKDILQNLFPQHEVVMVPGRELLLGGGNIHCLTQQQPAPHKN; encoded by the coding sequence ATGACCACCCTGCACAGCACACCTCGCGCCGATGGCTTCTACATGCCCGCCGAATGGGCGCCGCAAACCCAAGCCTGGATGATTTGGCCGCAGCGTCCGGACAACTGGCGCCTGGGTGGCAAGCCGGCGCAGGCAGCTCATGTGGCGGTGGCCAAGGCTATCGCGCGCTTTGAGCCGGTGACGGTCGCCGTTTCTGCCGACCAGTATGAAAACGCTCGCGCGCGTTTGGATGTGCCCAATATCCGCGTGGTGGAAATGTCCAACGACGATGCGTGGGTACGCGACACCGGCCCTACGTTCGTCATCAACCACAGCGGCGAAGTGCGCGGTGTGAACTGGGATTTCAATGCCTGGGGCGGCTTCGACGGCGGCCTGTATGCGCCGTGGAATCGCGATGCGCAGGTGGGCGGCAAGATCCTCGAGATCGAGCGCGCGCCGCGTTACCGCACCGAAGGTTTCGTGCTGGAAGGTGGTTCGATCCATGTCGACGGTGAAGGCACGCTGATCACCACCGAAGAATGCCTGCTGAACCGCAATCGCAACCCACACCTGGATCGTGCGGCGATCGAAGCGGTGCTCAGCGACAACCTGGCTGTGGATAAGATCATCTGGTTGCCGGACGGCCTGTTCAACGACGAAACCGACGGCCATGTGGATAACTTCTGCTGCTACGTGCGCCCGGGCGAAGTGCTGCTGGCCTGGACCGATGACCCGCAAGACCCGAACTACGCGCGCTGCCACGCAGCGATGGACGTGCTGCAAAGCAGCACCGACGCCCAGGGCCGCGCGTTCACAGTGCATAAAATGCCGATTCCGGGGCCGCTGTATGCCACCGAGGAAGAATGCGCGGGTGTGGACCCGGTGGACGGCAGCCAGGAACGAAATCCGACCGTGCGGTTGGCAGGTTCCTACGTGAACTTCCTGATCGTCAACGGCGGCATCATCGCGCCGAGCTTCGACGACCCGCTGGACAGCCAGGCCAAGGACATTCTGCAAAACCTGTTCCCGCAGCACGAAGTGGTGATGGTGCCGGGCCGCGAACTGTTACTGGGCGGCGGAAATATTCATTGCCTGACCCAACAACAGCCAGCGCCGCACAAAAACTGA